One window from the genome of Pseudomonas sp. L5B5 encodes:
- a CDS encoding isovaleryl-CoA dehydrogenase: MSYPTLNFALGETIDMLRQQVQAFVKAELAPRAAQIDADNLFPADMWRKFGDMGLLGITVPEEYGGAGLGYLAHVVAMEEISRASASVALSYGAHSNLCVNQINRNGSHEQKNKYLPKLISGEHIGALAMSEPNAGSDVVSMKLRADKRGDRFVLNGSKTWITNGPDANTYVIYAKTDLEKGAHGITAFIVERDWKGFSRSNKFDKLGMRGSNTCELFFDDVEVPEENILGVLNGGVRVLMSGLDYERVVLSGGPTGIMQACMDLVVPYIHDRKQFGQSIGEFQLIQGKIADMYTQLNASRAYLYAVAQACERGETTRKDAAGVILYSAERATQMALDAIQILGGNGYINEFPAGRLLRDAKLYEIGAGTSEIRRMLIGRELFNETK, translated from the coding sequence ATGAGTTACCCGACCCTGAACTTCGCCCTCGGTGAAACCATCGACATGCTGCGCCAGCAAGTCCAGGCCTTCGTCAAGGCGGAGCTGGCGCCCCGGGCGGCGCAGATCGACGCCGACAACCTGTTCCCCGCCGACATGTGGCGCAAGTTCGGTGACATGGGCCTGCTGGGTATCACCGTCCCGGAAGAATACGGCGGTGCCGGCCTGGGTTACCTGGCTCACGTGGTGGCCATGGAAGAAATCAGCCGCGCCTCGGCCTCGGTGGCCCTGTCCTACGGCGCCCACTCCAATCTCTGCGTGAACCAGATCAACCGTAACGGCAGCCATGAGCAGAAGAACAAGTACCTGCCCAAGCTGATCAGCGGCGAACACATCGGTGCCCTGGCCATGAGCGAACCCAACGCGGGCTCCGACGTGGTGTCGATGAAGTTGCGCGCCGACAAGCGCGGCGACCGCTTCGTGCTCAACGGCAGCAAGACCTGGATCACCAACGGCCCGGATGCCAACACCTACGTGATCTACGCCAAGACCGACCTGGAAAAGGGTGCTCATGGCATCACCGCGTTCATCGTCGAGCGCGACTGGAAGGGCTTCAGCCGCAGCAACAAGTTCGACAAGCTGGGCATGCGCGGCTCCAATACGTGCGAGCTGTTCTTCGATGACGTCGAAGTACCGGAAGAAAATATCCTCGGCGTGCTCAACGGCGGGGTCCGAGTCCTGATGAGCGGCCTGGACTACGAGCGCGTGGTGCTCTCCGGTGGTCCGACCGGGATCATGCAGGCCTGCATGGACCTGGTGGTGCCCTACATCCACGACCGCAAGCAGTTCGGCCAGAGCATCGGCGAGTTCCAGCTGATCCAGGGCAAGATCGCCGACATGTACACCCAGCTCAATGCGAGTCGCGCCTACCTGTACGCCGTGGCCCAGGCCTGCGAACGTGGCGAGACCACCCGCAAGGACGCCGCCGGGGTGATCCTCTACAGCGCCGAGCGCGCGACCCAGATGGCCCTGGATGCAATCCAGATCCTGGGCGGCAACGGCTACATCAATGAGTTCCCCGCAGGTCGCCTGTTGCGTGACGCCAAGCTCTACGAGATCGGTGCCGGCACCAGCGAAATCCGTCGCATGCTGATCGGCCGTGAGCTGTTCAACGAGACCAAGTAA